CAACTCAAAAACATCAATGGCGTCTCGCGTGTAAGACGTCTTTAAAACCCAAACCAAAAAGCAAATATGCTCATCACCGATTATTTCAAAAAATTCCTGCACAGTTCGCAGTCGTCCGGGATATTACTTATCTGCTGTGTCGCGGTCTCACTTCTGATCGCAAATTCCGCGCTCGCTGAAGGTTTCCAGAATATCCTCAATAAAGAAATCGGAACTGATGTTTTCGGCTTGAATTATCCCGTGAGCATCTGGATTAACGACGGTTTGATGGTAGTTTTCTTCCTACTCGTAGGCCTTGAAATCAAACGGGAAATCGTGGAAGGCGAACTCTCAAGTTTTAAAAGCGCATCGCTGCCCATTGTGGCGGCGCTCGGCGGAATGATTGTTCCGGCGCTGATCTATATATTTTTTAACCAGGATTCCGAATACGCCAAAGGCTGGGCGATCCCGATGGCGACGGACATTGCATTCTCGCTGGCAATACTTTCGATGCTGGGCAAAGGCGTGCCGCTATCATTAAAAATCTTCCTCGCTGCACTTGCGATTGTTGATGATTTAGGCGCAATCGTGGTGATCGCGATGTTCTACACCGATCAGATTCACTGGAACTATCTTGCACTCAGTGGTGCAATGGTGGCGTTCTTAGTGGTTTTAAACTTTCTGAAGTTCAAAAAGCATATTTTCTATATCATTCCCGGGCTGTTTCTGTGGTACTTCATGCATCACTCTGGTATTCATGCTACAATTGCCGGTGTTTTAATGGCTTTTACGATACCCACAAATATTTCCACCACGGAGATTTCGCCTTTAGAGAAGATGGAACAGAAACTTCACCTGCCTGTAAACTTCCTGGTGATGCCACTTTTTGCGCTTGCAAACACCAATATTACATTTAAAGAAGGAATGGTTGAGGGGCTTTTCAGTTCGCTCGGCTATGGAATTGTTTTAGGACTTGTGATCGGAAAGCTTGTAGGAATTAATCTGTTCTCATGGATTTTTATCAAACTGAAAATCAGCAGTCTGCCGGATCAGAGTACATGGCCACAAATGCTGGGAACCGGCTTGTTGGCGGGAATCGGCTTCACGATGTCGATCTTTATCGCGCTGCTTTCATTTAAAGGTCATGCAGAAATTCAGGACGAAGCAAAATTCGCGGTTTTAATAGCTTCGGTATTTTCAGGAGTTACCGGATTTTTAATTCTTAAATACTTAGGTAAAAAAGAAAGCAAACCAGCTGCGGCGAACGTTTAAACCTTTACGGTATGGCTTTCGTCGGTATCTTCGAGCGCAGAAATAATCTCAGGATTGAGCTCGAGCGTGCCTGCATTAATTTCGTCGGCGATCATTTTTTCAACACGCACTTTTTTGATGGCGATATTCAGTTCATTTCCGAGCAGAATAAGTATAATGTTGAGATTTACCCAAATCATCACCAGGATAATTGTACCTATCGACCCGTAAAGTACGTTGTAAGTCGCAAAATTCCGCACATAAATGGCGAAAAAGTAGGTTAAAACGATAAAAAGCAGCGTCGTAAGAACCGCACCCGGAAGTGCCTGCTTGAAAGACGTTATTTTCAGGCAGCCTACCCAATAAAAAAGCGCCAACAGGATTAAATAGAAAACCGGAAACGAAATAAAACCGATAATTTTAGTCATATTCCGCACCAGCCACGATATATTTATTTCCGGTGTGAAAAGTTTAAGCACCACTTCGCTGTAATAAACCCCGAAAAGCGATGCGATAATCAGGAAGATAAAGGCGATCGTAATTCCAAACGCTACGAAATATTCCTTCACTGCGCCACGCTGTAAGTTGGTGTTCAGGTTAAAACCATTGATCAGTGAGTGCGTTCCGTTCACCGCAAAAACCATCGCAAAAACGATCGTTAAGGTGCTGATGTTCTGCATGTTCGGAATGATAAACGAATTAATATATCCGCTCACTTCCTGCTGAATGTGCGCCGGGAAAACATTAAGCATCAGCACTTCGAAAATATAAAACTGCAGTTTGTCGTAATGTGGCAGGTATGGCAACAGCGAAAGCAGGAAGAGTATAAACGGAAAAAGACTCAGAAAGAAACTCCACGAAATGCTTGCCGCGCTTCGCCCGATCTGCATTTTGAAGACGCCTTGTCCATAGATTTCGAACATTTTCCACAGCGAAATCCCAAGGAACGGAATATGCAGATCGTCGAGATAAGTGTGGATTTTGAGGAGGAATTTAGGAGTTTTAATGCCCATTAATCTATATTTGCAGGTCAAAGGTAAGAAATGAGAATCAATTTGGTGTGTATTGGGAAAACCGACGATAAAGAAATCTCCAATCTGGTGAAATACTACCAAAACCGGCTTCCAAAACACTGGAACTTCGAAATCACCGAAATCGCTGACGTGAAAAACGCGAAAAACCTTACACCCGAACTTTTAAAGAAAGAAGAAGCTAAACTTTTTCTGGCCCAAACCGAAAATTCGGATTTTGTAGTTCTTCTCGATGAAAACGGCACACAGTTCAGCAGCCGGGGGTTTGCGACGAAAATTGAAGGTTGGATGAACTCATCCGTAAAAAAAGTTTCGTTCTTCATCGGCGGTGCCTATGGTTTTTCGGAGGAAATTTACAGCCGTGCAAACACCAAAATGTCACTCTCCAAAATGACTTTCACACACCAGATGATCCGCCTTTTCTTTGTGGAACAGCTCTACCGTGCGGACCAGATCCTGCAGGGGAAGCCTTATCATAATGATTAGGAATGAGCAATGAGCGATGAGTAATGAGTGATGAGTGATGGATGATGAATTTCACTTTTCACTTTTAACTTTTGTCCTTTTTACTTTTTACTTTTCCT
This window of the Flavobacteriaceae bacterium 3519-10 genome carries:
- a CDS encoding Na+/H+ antiporter NhaA type translates to MLITDYFKKFLHSSQSSGILLICCVAVSLLIANSALAEGFQNILNKEIGTDVFGLNYPVSIWINDGLMVVFFLLVGLEIKREIVEGELSSFKSASLPIVAALGGMIVPALIYIFFNQDSEYAKGWAIPMATDIAFSLAILSMLGKGVPLSLKIFLAALAIVDDLGAIVVIAMFYTDQIHWNYLALSGAMVAFLVVLNFLKFKKHIFYIIPGLFLWYFMHHSGIHATIAGVLMAFTIPTNISTTEISPLEKMEQKLHLPVNFLVMPLFALANTNITFKEGMVEGLFSSLGYGIVLGLVIGKLVGINLFSWIFIKLKISSLPDQSTWPQMLGTGLLAGIGFTMSIFIALLSFKGHAEIQDEAKFAVLIASVFSGVTGFLILKYLGKKESKPAAANV
- a CDS encoding Ribonuclease BN codes for the protein MTCKYRLMGIKTPKFLLKIHTYLDDLHIPFLGISLWKMFEIYGQGVFKMQIGRSAASISWSFFLSLFPFILFLLSLLPYLPHYDKLQFYIFEVLMLNVFPAHIQQEVSGYINSFIIPNMQNISTLTIVFAMVFAVNGTHSLINGFNLNTNLQRGAVKEYFVAFGITIAFIFLIIASLFGVYYSEVVLKLFTPEINISWLVRNMTKIIGFISFPVFYLILLALFYWVGCLKITSFKQALPGAVLTTLLFIVLTYFFAIYVRNFATYNVLYGSIGTIILVMIWVNLNIILILLGNELNIAIKKVRVEKMIADEINAGTLELNPEIISALEDTDESHTVKV
- a CDS encoding SpoT methyltransferase superfamily protein, translating into MRINLVCIGKTDDKEISNLVKYYQNRLPKHWNFEITEIADVKNAKNLTPELLKKEEAKLFLAQTENSDFVVLLDENGTQFSSRGFATKIEGWMNSSVKKVSFFIGGAYGFSEEIYSRANTKMSLSKMTFTHQMIRLFFVEQLYRADQILQGKPYHND